DNA sequence from the Candidatus Planktophila sulfonica genome:
ACTTCTGGGCGGTCACAAGATTGATCTCGATTCATCTGAGCACGACAAGGCGGTCGCACTCGTTTCTCACCTGCCTCAACTTGTCTCATCACTTCTTGCCAAGCAGCTGACCGGGGGAGAAGAGCGCTGGCTCGACCTGGCAGGTGCTGGCCTTCGAGATACCACCCGAATCGCGGGATCCGATGCCAAGCTCTGGCGCGAGATCGTGACGGCAAATAGCCAAGCGCTCACTCCATTACTTAAGGCGCTACAGCGCGATTTAAACAAACTCATCGACTCACTTGAGGATGAGAATTCAGTTGCAGATTTAATCAACGAAGGCCAGAAAGGTCGCACCCGAATTCCAGGTAAGCACGGTGGAAAAGCTCGCGAATACACCTTCCTTCCAATCGTTATTGAAGATAAGCCAGGTCAATTAGCTGCGCTCTTCGAAGAATGCGCGCAAGCATCAGTCAACGTTGAAGATCTGACGATCGAACATAGCCCGGGTCAGTTCACTGGATTAATCACGTTGGCACTCTCTGAGAGCGATGCGATAAAACTTTCTGACCATCTAAAGAGCAATGGTTGGAGCGTTCACGCACCAAAGAAGTAAATGCTTCGAAGCAATTGCCAATAGAATTAACTAACTAAAGATGGGCTGTGAAAATGATTGTTGTAGCGCTAGATGGACCAAGCGGCTCAGGCAAATCAAGCACATCTAAATCAATCGCAATTCGCGCTGGTTGGAATTATTTGGATACCGGTGCGCTCTACCGAGCGATGACATTTCTTGCTTTATCGATAAAGAGTGAAGATCCAAAAGAAATTATCTCAGCCGTAATCGATTCACCTATTTCCTTCAACTCTGATCCGCGCGATCCTAAAGTTTTCCTTGATGGACGCGATATCTCAAAAGAGATTCGATCACATGAAGTGACCGAGAAAGTTTCTGTCATTAGCGCCCTGCCTGAAGTTCGCGCGGAACTCCTGACTCTTCAACGCTCGATCATTAACAAGGCTGATCGTGGCATCGTTGTTGAGGGCCGCGATATCGGAACAGTTGTTTGTCCTGATGCTGCGCTCAAAATTTATCTCACTGCAGATATTGCTGCTCGTGCTAACCGTCGCGATGCTGAACTCGCAGAAGATTCACGCGGCGCAGAAGCGGTTGCACAATCACTTGCAGCGCGCGATGAAATCGATTCAACTCGCACTGTATCTCCGCTAGCGATGGCTACGGATGCTGTTCATATCGATTCAACTGAACTTAATCTTGAAGAGACCGTTGATCGCATCTGGGAGCTACTTTCACAACGTTCTTTGCTCGGTCTTCCGATCGTTGCAATCCTTGGCCGACCTAACGTTGGTAAATCAACTTTGATTAACCGATTTATAGGTCGACGTGAAGCGATTGTTGAAGATACTCCTGGTGTTACTCGCGATCGAGTTCAATATGAATGCGAATGGGCTGGTCGTCGATTCATCATTATGGATACAGGCGGCTGGGAATCAAAGCCTGACGGAATTTCTGTTCAAGTAAGTGCAAGTGCCGAGCTCGCAATGGATGAAGCTGATGTTCTCTGTTTCGTTGTTGATGCGCAGGTTGGCGCACTTGATGAAGATGACATCTTGGTTCAAGAACTTCGCAAAGCGAAGAAGCCAACAATTCTTGTCGCAAATAAGGTTGACGGAGATAACGATGAATCTGATGCTCACGCACTCTGGAATATCGGATTGGGCGAACCGCACTTTGTTTCAGCTCTGCATGGTCGCGGTAGCGGAGATTTGCTCGACACAATCGTTAAAGAACTTCCTGAAGTAGGAGCTGCTCAAGTACAAGATGGTTATCGCCGTATTGCCTTGATCGGTCGCCCTAACGTCGGTAAATCAAGTTTGTTCAACGCACTTGCTGGTGAAAGTCGCTCTATTGTTGATGATGTTGCAGGAACAACTCGCGACCCAATCGATGAATTGATTGAATTCGGTGGAAGCATCTGGAGATTCGTAGACACAGCAGGTTTAAAGAAGCGCGCGAATCAAGCAAGTGGAACTGATTACTACGCAACGCTTCGCACGCAAACCGCTCTCGAACGTTGTGAGTGTGCAGTGATTGTTCTCGATGCCTCGGTGCCGATTTCTGAACAAGACCTTCGCATCATCACGATGGTCGAAGAGGCTGGAAAAGCGATGGTCATCGTGATGAATAAATGGGACCTCGTTGATGAAGATCGCCGCACCCAGTTAGATAAAGAGATTGAACGCCACCTTGACCAGGTTGAGTGGGCACAGATTGTTAACGTTGCAGCTAAGACCGGTTGGCACCGTGATCGTCTAGCTCCTGCACTTCGTACCGCAATCGATTCATGGGAACGTCGCGTTCCGACATCAAAGCTCAATTCATTCTTGGGTGCCCTCATCGGCGCTACACCGCCACCAGTTCGTGGAGGAAAGCAGCCTCGCGTCTACTATGCGACCCAAGCAGGAATCGCGCCACCGAAGTTTGTGGTCTTCTCATCCGGCTGGATTGAAGCTTCTTATCGTAGATTTATCGAACGTCGCCTCCGCGAGGAGTTCAAATTCCCAGGAACTCCTGTTCAGGTGGCTATCCGAGTGAAGGAACGAGATAAGGAGCAGTAAGTGCTGACTATTCCCAACGCGCTTACCTTCCTACGATTCCTCGGAATCCCGATCTTTATCTATCTTGCCCTCGGCAAAGAAGCTGACGGTTGGGCAATTCTCGTTCTCGCCATCGGGGGAGCTACCGATTACTTCGATGGAAAACTAGCTCGCGCCCTTAATCAAGAATCTAAATTTGGCGAAATCGCCGATCCCACCATTGATCGCTTGTACATCGCAGCGACATTGGTTGTTCTTTATATGCGCGAGGCGATTCCGTTGTGGCTCATTGCGATTCTGGTTGCTCGCGATCTCTTCATGGCAGGGGTTGCACTTCTACTTCAACTCAAGGGTTACCAACCTCTTAAGGTCACGTATCTCGGCAAGGCTGCGACATTTAATCTTCTCTACGCCTTTCCGTTCTTGCTACTTGCACTGAGCCATACCTGGTACGGAACTGCTGCATTTATCTTCGGGTGGGCTTTTGCTATCTGGGGCGTGACTCTCTACGTAGGTACGGCCGTGGGATATTTCCGAACCGCGATAAAGACCATTACAGTTCGACCACACATCATCGAGGGCCAGTAGGAGCGCGCAATGTCAAACATTCCGTCAGATCTTCAGTACACAAAAGAGCATGAATGGGTTGCACCGACATCGACTGCACTTCGTATCCGTATGGGAATTACTGATTACGCACAGGGCGCGCTAGGTGACATCGTTTATGTGCAGATGCCTAAGGTCGGCGAGCCAGTTGTCGCAGATAAAGTTTGTGGAGAAGTTGAATCTACCAAGAGCGTCTCTGAAATCTTCGCACCAGTTACCGGAAAAGTCGTTGCAATTAACGAAGAGCTGACAAATGCACCAGAACTTATCAACTCAGATCCTTACGGGGCCGGCTGGTTGGTCGAGATCGAGGTTCCAACTGAGCCATCTGGCTTGCTCTCTGCCGCAGAATACGGAGCAATTACCGCGTAAATCCGGGCTTGATTTAATTTTCTTAACTCTCTAGTGTCACCCTTAAGTTGACGTCCAAAGTCGAGGCGTTCTTTTGGGTAAAGGGGGAGTTCAATGCCATCAGCAGATGAAAATCGCGAACTCACCAGCACCCTCCACCTCGGCCTTCGCTCAGTAGTAGGCAATTCCCCAGCCGATCTCATCAGCGAGCTCATTAACCAAGCCTCAGCAGAAGAGCGTCAGATTATTGATGGCGTCCTTTCTGGCGATGGCAACTCAGCGATGGTCTTTATCCATCGTGGAGCGCAGAAAGGTTCACGATTCCACGTTAGCGCCGAAGGCGTTTCGATTGGTCGCTCACCTGAAAGCTCAATCTTTCTCGATGATGTCACTGTTTCTCGTAAGCATGCATCTATTGAAAAGGTTGGAACCAACTTCACCTTCAAGGATTCTGGAAGTCTCAACGGTTCATACGTCAACAACGAATCTGTCACCGAAAAGGTCTTGACCTCAGGAGACGAAATCCAAATCGGAAAATTCCATCTGCTCTTTATCGGCAGCAAACTAGGGGAGAAGTAAGTTGAGCGTTCCAGCACGTGCTTATCTAAGTATTGGTGAAGTACTCACAAAGTTGCGCGGCGACTTTTCAGATATAACAATCTCAAAGATTCGCTTCCTTGAATCAGAAGGCCTCATTGAGCCGCAGCGCACTCCTTCGGGATATCGCAAGTTCACAACAACAGATCTTGATCGACTTCGCTATGTGCTTCTGGCACAGCGCGACCAGTACCTCCCGCTCAAAGTAATTAAAGAGAACCTCGATGCCCTAGATCGCGGACTTCAGCCAGCAGCGCAAGGCGGGGTTCCATCTCCACGTCCAACACTCGGTTTAGCAACAATCGATGGCGAATTCGCACCAGCTGCCTTCGCTGAGCAGTCAGAGATGCGTCTTTCCCGCGAAGAGCTTTTGAAGGCTTCAGGTCTTGAAGATTCACAACTCGTCGAACTCGAATCATTTGGATTGATCACAATCCGCGGTCGCCACTACGACAGCGACGCGCTCTCTGTCGCAAAGGCTGTCGCTGAAATGGCTGGATTCGGAATCGAACCACGCCACTTGCGTTCATTTAAATCTGCCGCAGATCGTGAAATTGGTTTGATTGAACAAGTCATCACACCCTTTACACGCCAGAAGAGCACCGAAGCAAAGGCTCGCGCCGAAGAAGTTCAGAAAGAGATTGCATCTCTCTCAGTACGTCTGCACGCAGCACTTGTGCGCGGTGGACTTAACCGTCCTCGTTAATCGATCTCGGTTAGGTATTCCACGTGTTTGTTCAGGTTGAAGTTGTTGGTGTCCGTATTGAGATGCCGTCTAACCAACCAATCGTCTTACTAAAAGAGCTAGACGGAACTCGCTTTCTTCCCATCTGGGTCGGAGCTGTTGAAGCCACCGCCATTGCCTTTGCTCAGCAAGGCCTTGAAGCCCAGCGCCCCTTAACCCATGACCTGATTCGCGACCTTCTGGACCGAGTAGACATAACTCTGACAAGTGTCCACATCACTGAGATCAAGGAGGGGGTCTTCTATGCCGATCTTCTCTTGCGAAATAGCGAGGGAGCACTTGAGCCGCTATCTGTAAGACCGTCTGATGCCATCGCAGTAGCTCTTCGTACCAAAAGCAATATCTTGGTCAATAGCGATCTGCTCGATGAGGTAGGAATCGATATCCCAGAGCAGGTGACCAATGAGGCATCGGCTGCGGGAGACCAGGAGCTAGAAGCTTTCCGCGAGTTCCTCGATGGGATTAACCCTGAGGACTTCGCTGGGTAAGCGTCAGCGGTTCCAGCGCGAAAGCATGGCTGGGTAAGGCTTAGAAGTCTCAACCTCAAGTAGAGGTTATGTTCGTGTCGGTCTGCCATATCAAGGGCACGCAGGCGTAGCCTTACGCCAACCCCACTACGTGAAAGCGAGCCCCCTCTCGTGACAGATCAAGAATTTGAAATTGGTTACCGCGGCGCAACTGCATGTTCAGCTGCAGGTATTTCTTATCGGCAACTCGATTATTGGGCACGTACTGGATTAGTCGAACCTTCAATTCGCACAGCAACAGGTTCTGGAAGTGCGCGCCTTTACGGCTTCCGCGACATCCTCGTTCTCAAAATAGTTAAGCGACTTCTTGATGCAGGTGTTTCTCTTCAAAATATTCGCACCGCTGTTGATCATCTTCGCAGCCGTGGCGTAACTGAACTCGAGCGCATCACACTCATGAGCGATGGCGCATCAATCTACGAATGTGCAAGCCCTGACGAAATTATCGACCTTCTAGCTGGTGGCCAAGGTGTATTTGGTATTGCAGTAGGCAAGGTCTGGAACGAAGTCGAAGGTTCACTAGCCACACTTCAAGGTG
Encoded proteins:
- a CDS encoding MerR family transcriptional regulator, with the translated sequence MTDQEFEIGYRGATACSAAGISYRQLDYWARTGLVEPSIRTATGSGSARLYGFRDILVLKIVKRLLDAGVSLQNIRTAVDHLRSRGVTELERITLMSDGASIYECASPDEIIDLLAGGQGVFGIAVGKVWNEVEGSLATLQGEVNGEVVGGENNDELSLRRKAKGA
- the gcvH gene encoding glycine cleavage system protein GcvH; the protein is MSNIPSDLQYTKEHEWVAPTSTALRIRMGITDYAQGALGDIVYVQMPKVGEPVVADKVCGEVESTKSVSEIFAPVTGKVVAINEELTNAPELINSDPYGAGWLVEIEVPTEPSGLLSAAEYGAITA
- a CDS encoding FHA domain-containing protein, whose product is MPSADENRELTSTLHLGLRSVVGNSPADLISELINQASAEERQIIDGVLSGDGNSAMVFIHRGAQKGSRFHVSAEGVSIGRSPESSIFLDDVTVSRKHASIEKVGTNFTFKDSGSLNGSYVNNESVTEKVLTSGDEIQIGKFHLLFIGSKLGEK
- a CDS encoding CDP-alcohol phosphatidyltransferase family protein; protein product: MLTIPNALTFLRFLGIPIFIYLALGKEADGWAILVLAIGGATDYFDGKLARALNQESKFGEIADPTIDRLYIAATLVVLYMREAIPLWLIAILVARDLFMAGVALLLQLKGYQPLKVTYLGKAATFNLLYAFPFLLLALSHTWYGTAAFIFGWAFAIWGVTLYVGTAVGYFRTAIKTITVRPHIIEGQ
- the der gene encoding ribosome biogenesis GTPase Der, with the translated sequence MIVVALDGPSGSGKSSTSKSIAIRAGWNYLDTGALYRAMTFLALSIKSEDPKEIISAVIDSPISFNSDPRDPKVFLDGRDISKEIRSHEVTEKVSVISALPEVRAELLTLQRSIINKADRGIVVEGRDIGTVVCPDAALKIYLTADIAARANRRDAELAEDSRGAEAVAQSLAARDEIDSTRTVSPLAMATDAVHIDSTELNLEETVDRIWELLSQRSLLGLPIVAILGRPNVGKSTLINRFIGRREAIVEDTPGVTRDRVQYECEWAGRRFIIMDTGGWESKPDGISVQVSASAELAMDEADVLCFVVDAQVGALDEDDILVQELRKAKKPTILVANKVDGDNDESDAHALWNIGLGEPHFVSALHGRGSGDLLDTIVKELPEVGAAQVQDGYRRIALIGRPNVGKSSLFNALAGESRSIVDDVAGTTRDPIDELIEFGGSIWRFVDTAGLKKRANQASGTDYYATLRTQTALERCECAVIVLDASVPISEQDLRIITMVEEAGKAMVIVMNKWDLVDEDRRTQLDKEIERHLDQVEWAQIVNVAAKTGWHRDRLAPALRTAIDSWERRVPTSKLNSFLGALIGATPPPVRGGKQPRVYYATQAGIAPPKFVVFSSGWIEASYRRFIERRLREEFKFPGTPVQVAIRVKERDKEQ
- a CDS encoding prephenate dehydrogenase; amino-acid sequence: MTLSHVRIVGSGLIGTSIGLGLALKGVGVTMRDSDSRAQGLAEDLIKSPSDLPVDLVILATPIGALKSVIEGEFEANPKAAFIDIGSVKFKVKVEVSTSSLPSSRFLPTHPMAGREVGGAESARADLFQGRPWIVDAQGVDSDVLEKASELIELLGGHKIDLDSSEHDKAVALVSHLPQLVSSLLAKQLTGGEERWLDLAGAGLRDTTRIAGSDAKLWREIVTANSQALTPLLKALQRDLNKLIDSLEDENSVADLINEGQKGRTRIPGKHGGKAREYTFLPIVIEDKPGQLAALFEECAQASVNVEDLTIEHSPGQFTGLITLALSESDAIKLSDHLKSNGWSVHAPKK
- a CDS encoding MerR family transcriptional regulator: MSVPARAYLSIGEVLTKLRGDFSDITISKIRFLESEGLIEPQRTPSGYRKFTTTDLDRLRYVLLAQRDQYLPLKVIKENLDALDRGLQPAAQGGVPSPRPTLGLATIDGEFAPAAFAEQSEMRLSREELLKASGLEDSQLVELESFGLITIRGRHYDSDALSVAKAVAEMAGFGIEPRHLRSFKSAADREIGLIEQVITPFTRQKSTEAKARAEEVQKEIASLSVRLHAALVRGGLNRPR
- a CDS encoding bifunctional nuclease family protein — its product is MFVQVEVVGVRIEMPSNQPIVLLKELDGTRFLPIWVGAVEATAIAFAQQGLEAQRPLTHDLIRDLLDRVDITLTSVHITEIKEGVFYADLLLRNSEGALEPLSVRPSDAIAVALRTKSNILVNSDLLDEVGIDIPEQVTNEASAAGDQELEAFREFLDGINPEDFAG